One part of the Candidatus Goldiibacteriota bacterium genome encodes these proteins:
- a CDS encoding type II toxin-antitoxin system HicA family toxin — protein sequence MDKLPVISGKDLIKLLNKLGFTVTRQKGSHARLKHHDGRVTTVPIHRGADLPKGLLRKIIREDIKLTLEEFIELTKKKQ from the coding sequence ATGGATAAATTGCCGGTTATATCAGGCAAAGATTTAATTAAGTTACTGAATAAACTTGGATTTACGGTAACAAGGCAAAAAGGTTCGCATGCCAGATTAAAACATCATGACGGAAGAGTTACCACTGTTCCGATACACCGCGGAGCAGACCTGCCAAAAGGACTTTTAAGAAAAATAATCAGGGAAGACATCAAACTGACTTTGGAAGAATTTATAGAACTTACCAAGAAAAAGCAGTGA
- a CDS encoding type II toxin-antitoxin system HicB family antitoxin, producing MKKLHLPILIETDEDGIYIVSCPSFKGCHSYGKTIDEALKNIKEAIELCLEDSEPTEINKFVGFREMEITANG from the coding sequence ATGAAGAAATTACACTTACCAATTCTGATAGAAACCGACGAAGATGGCATTTATATCGTGAGTTGCCCGTCTTTTAAGGGTTGTCACTCCTATGGAAAAACAATAGATGAAGCCCTGAAAAATATTAAAGAAGCGATTGAATTATGTCTTGAAGACAGCGAACCAACGGAAATAAATAAGTTCGTGGGTTTCAGGGAAATGGAAATAACAGCGAATGGATAA